One Polaribacter sp. SA4-12 genomic window carries:
- the ric gene encoding iron-sulfur cluster repair di-iron protein: MKDLLDKSVANIVSKNINTSSIFRKFKIDFCFHGDMLLSKACEEKKVDYKQVVKELNAINDNVYYLKDYNSWKLDFLIDFLINIHHEYEEENILFLKEYGEKVANIYGREYKELKEINNLIQEVTDDILEHMKNEERILFPYIKKLINAKNKNTHIDIKDSPLNDPIDSLEDDHEQVGKTFKRISKLTNNYFIPEDACVSFKILYLKLQQFEEELHKHIHIENNILFPKAKKLERSFSNL, translated from the coding sequence ATGAAGGATTTATTGGATAAAAGTGTTGCTAATATCGTTTCAAAAAATATTAATACATCTTCAATATTTAGAAAGTTTAAAATTGATTTTTGTTTTCATGGTGATATGTTATTATCAAAAGCTTGTGAAGAGAAAAAAGTTGACTATAAACAAGTCGTTAAAGAATTAAATGCTATAAATGATAATGTATATTATCTAAAAGATTACAATTCTTGGAAACTAGATTTTCTTATTGATTTTTTGATAAATATTCATCATGAATATGAAGAAGAAAACATTCTATTCTTAAAAGAATATGGAGAAAAAGTTGCTAATATTTATGGTAGAGAGTATAAAGAACTGAAAGAGATTAATAATTTAATTCAAGAAGTTACAGACGATATTCTTGAACATATGAAGAACGAAGAAAGAATTCTTTTTCCTTATATAAAGAAACTTATTAACGCAAAAAATAAAAATACCCACATCGATATAAAAGATTCACCTTTAAATGATCCTATTGATTCTTTAGAAGATGATCATGAGCAAGTTGGAAAAACTTTTAAACGCATTTCTAAATTAACCAATAACTATTTTATACCAGAAGATGCTTGTGTTTCTTTTAAGATTTTATATCTTAAACTACAACAGTTTGAAGAAGAGCTACATAAACACATTCATATAGAGAATAATATTTTATTTCCGAAAGCAAAAAAATTAGAAAGGTCCTTTTCTAATCTTTAG